In Fervidicoccaceae archaeon, the DNA window GTAGGATAGGCCAGAGCGGGGGGATCTCTGCCGGGGACCCTATGCGATATCAGCAGCGGAGCGCGCTTCTCCACGAACACCAGAGAACGTCTCAATTCGATCTTCTCCGTCTGCTCAGATGGCGCCCGAGGCTCTGAGCGGGAACTTGGCCGCCACGTAGCCGACGGTGTGGCTCAGGTCGCCGCTCGTGTCTCCCGAAGTGGCGTGCGCGAGGATCTCGGGCCTCCCTCCTCTTCTCCTCCTAGCGAGGAGCATTAAGACCATCACGCCGAGAGGCCCGCACACGCTCACGTCCTCTCTCATGACCACTCTGTAGAACTCCTCAACGTCGAGCGACTCCATGGCCTCTATAGCTCTCATGTCCTTCCTGAAGGTAACGTCGTGGGGGTCGTAGTGATTGAAGTCGGTGCTGGCCAGAATAACGGCGTCCCTGCCTAGCGCCTCCACCGCCTCCTCGAGCTCCGCGACCACGGCCTCGGCCACCGAGGGGGTCTGCTCCAGTGCAACTATCGGTAGAATTTTGACCTCTTCGCCGTATACATATTGAATGAACGGCAGCTGTACTTCGAGGCTATGCTCGAAGAGATGAGCCTCGTAGTCTGGCACGATCACTCCTCCCCTTTTGACCAAGTAGTCTCTGAGCTCTACGTCAACCTCCATGATCCCCAGGGGAGTCCTCCACTTCCTCCACGGGGCGAGGGAGACGGGGGGGCCTGCGCCGGTGTGATTGGGTCCTATCAGGATGATGGTCTCGGGCCTCTTCTCTCGAGAGAGGGCATAGTAGGCGTGGGCAGCGACGGGTCCGCTGTATACGTAGCCGGCGTGCGGCACGACGTAACCTATAGACTCCCGCTCTCCCTCCCCGCTTCTCTCTGGGAGAAGGCCCGGCCCTATTCTGTGCCTGAAGCACCACTCGATCCTGCGTCTCAGCTGAGAAGCGTCGGCCTCGTAGAAGTACCCGGCCACGGCGGGCCTCCTAATGTCCTCCACTTTGCTCACCAAGCAAACGCTCGAGCAAAGGCCTCCGAATACTTTACGGTTCTGGAGATGTATAAGTCGGGGAAGCGCGATAGACGCTCCGTCCGGGCTCCGGCCCTCGCTCGCCTAGGAGCCCTCAGGCCGCGACCTTCGATGCCTTGGCCTCGAAGGCCGCGGGCGGCTCCGGTAGGCTCTGATGCTTAGCTATGAGCCCCCTCGCTCTCAGGATCTCGCGGGCCAGTAGCCAGTAGAGGAGGGCCAAGCTCTTTCTGCCCTTGTTGTTAGCCGGTATCACTAGGTCGATGTCGTCGGTCCTATTGTCCGTGTCGACAAAGGCCACGACCGGGATCCCCATGTTCGAGGCCTCCAACACGGCGTGCTCGTCTGCTCTAGGGTCGGTCACGAGGACGACGTCGGGCTCCACGTACCACTCGAGCCTCGGGTTGGTCAACGTGCCCGGCATGAATCTACCAATCACAGCCTTGGCCCCCGTGTAGTGAGAGAACTTCTCTACAGGGGTGAAGCCGTATTGCCTAACGCTAACGACAAGCAGCTTCCCGGGCTCCGCGGTCGAGAGCATGTTAGCGGCTATCCTCAGCCTCTCGTCGATCTTCCTCACGTCGAGGATATATATGCCGTCCGGCCTTATCCTATAGACGAATTGCTTCATAGTCTTAGTGCAGATGTGCGTCCCTATGTGGACTCCCGCTGCTAGGTACTTCTCTATATCGATGAGGAGCTCAATTTGTGCTCTTCGAACCTCGAGCTCCTGCTCGGTCTCTCTCATGTACGACGACACGGCGCAGTCTCACCTCAGCGACCTAAACTTCATGGCCTGCTCTATTAAGGGCACGTGAGCCACGAGCACTCTCCTACAGCAGTACCTATCTACGCCCAGCTCATCGAGAACGCTCTCGGGCTCCTCGCCGGCCTTCACCCTCTCGCTGAACTCCTCCCAGAGGTGGCCCAGGAGCTTGCCGCACGTGAAGCACCTGACGGGGATCAACAAGAGCTCCTCACCTGTAGGACTTCTGCCACCTCCTCCTAGCACTCCTCCTCATGTACTTCTCGGGCTCGGTCTGCCTAGGGTCCCCGGCCAACATCGTCCTATCGTAAGCCGTGTAGATCCTCCTGAGCTCCTCGGACCCGAAGTACTCTACGAGCCCGCGCGCCAGGGCCATGCGCGCCGCGTCGGCTTGTCCCATGACTCCTCCCCCCTCGACTTTCACTTGGATATCAACGCTTCCCCAGAGGGCCTCGCCAGCTAGTAGGAGAGGCTCCATTATCTTCAATCTCACGAGCTCGTTGGGCAGGAGCTCTAGCGGGACCCCGTTGACCCACACTCTGCCCCTGCCCGGCTTAATCACGACTCTCGCTCGAGCCGTCTTCCTCCTCCCGGCTGCTATGACGATCCTCGTGCTCACTCTACCTCACCCTCGCCAGCCCAGCTGCCTCGCGAGCTCTCCGACAGAGACGCTCTTGCACCTAAGCTTCGAGGCGTCGGCCTCGGGGAATTTGATTTTAATAGCCTCGGCGAACTCGCTCGGCACCCCCGCGTAGACCATGAGGTTCTTAAGGGCCGCCCTCCCTTTGTGCTTGTCCACTGGCAGCATTCCGCGCACCGCGCTCTTGACTATTCTCTCGGGGCTTCTCTCTCTCCTTATCCCCTGCCTCTCCGGGTTCCTGTAGGTCTGCACCTCGAAGATCTTCTTGTAGCCCTCGATGACCGTCCTAGGCTCGCCGCTCAGCAAGGCCTTCTCGGCGTTGACGATTACGATTTTGCGCCCCTCTAGTAGCAGCTTCGCCACTCTACTGGCTAGCCTCCCCAATATCTGATTCTCGGCGTCGATCACCAGGATCCCGGAGCTAACGCCGACCTTACCCGTCATCACGACACCAACCTCTTAGGTCGCGAGAGCACCTCGCGTAGCAGGCTCTCGTCTCTCACCACGTCCTCGATGAGCAGAGGGGTTCCCCCGGCCTCTTTAATCTTCCTCCACGCTTTCACGCTGTACGAGTAAGCCACCACGGTCAGCTTCTTCGTTAGCTCTCCTCCTCCCAATACCTTCCCGGGAACCACCAGCACCTCGCCCTCTCGGCCTATCTCCTCCAGCTCGCCCACGTTGACTGCCACGGCTCTGCGCCTGGGCGACCCCAGCTTCTCCGCGACTCTTCTAAGCAACCTAGATTTGTGAGCTCGAGAGAGCGAGACGAGTCTTCTCAGGAGCCTTCTCTTGAGAGCATTGGTGCTCTTCGTCTCGATCGTCAAGGTCCTCACCCCCCAGCGCCTTCTCTCTCGATCTCCTTCAGCGAGGCCAGAGTTCTCAGGACCTTTCTCTTCAGCTCCTCGATCCCTCGCAGCACGATCAGGTCGCAGGGTAGGGCCCCCGTGCCCTCGATCTTCAGTATCCTCTTGGTTCCAGAGTACGTTACCTTGAGAGCTCCCGAGCACTTCTTCGCCTCGCAGTACCTCAGCAGCGAGGTGTTCCTGAACCTGGTCAACTCGATCGTGCCTCTGAGCTCTCTCCTAACGCGCTCGGCCAGCTCGCGGCTCAAGCCCTCGAGGCAGCCCAAGCACTCTTCGAGCTCTTTCTCGCTTACTCGGGAAAAGTCGAAGGTCACTCGAGGGACCGCCACGACGACTGCCACCGTGACAGGGCTCCATTTAGCGTGCTCCCTGCCGCGCCCCAGCCTAGCCTCGGCCTCCAACGCAATGCTCTGTCCCCTGGCCAGCTTCACGATGGGCACGCGGTCGTGCACCGGCCTCACGTCGGGGTCCTCGGGCTTCAAGTCGCCCGAGTACACTGTCAGCTCGTCTAAGTCGACGTTCTTCACGTCGAGGTAGAGCTTAGTCGTGCAATTCTCGCAATCGACGCACTCTCTACACTCTTCCGGGGGCCTGTACTTCCTCAGGGCCTCCTCGCTGCGGAGGGGGATCATAGCCAGCCTGTGGGCCAGGACCTCGTCGTGGAGCGCGCTGCTGTTCTCGAGGAACATGACGGCGCTCACTGCCATGGTGGGTACCTCCTCAATCACTGCTCTCCTCAGCGCCGCCAACAAATGCAGAGGCACTCCGTCGAAGAGCAGGCTGAGTTTATCCTCGCTTCTCTCCAGGACCTCGACTCTCCATCCTCCATCTCCGCTTTCTCCGCTCATCGAAGCCTCAGCTCCTCTGCGTCAGACTCTCCTACCCCGTCTTCCGCCGGGTCTCCTCGTAGTGTCGTGCGGTATCGGCGTCACGTCCTCTATTCTACCTATGACGAAGCCGGCTCTCGCTAGAACCCTAATGGCTGGTTGAGCTCCGGGTCCCGGGGTCTTGGGGCCGTGCCCCCCCGGGGCTCTGACCCTAATGTGTATCGCCGTGATGCCCTTATCCATTGCCTCTTTGGCCGCTCTCGCCGCGCAAAGCATAGCGGCATAAGGCGACGGCTTCTCTCTGTCGGCCTTGACCACCATTCCGCCGCTCACTCGAGCGAAGGTCTCGGCTCCGCTGAGGTCGGTTATGTGGACTATGGTGTTGTTGAGCGAGCTGTAGATGTGAGCCACGCCCCACTTGAGCTCTCTAGAGTGTAGCGACAATCGCGACCACCTTCTGCCTCACTACCTCAGGCGCTCGGCGCCGCGAGGACCCGCCTCATGGGGCTGTCGGGGAGCAGGTCCACGAGCTCCTCCTCTTCGGGCGAGACGAGGCGGCCGGGGCTCCTCACCCTCCTCCCACCGATGCCCACGTGGCCGTGTACTATGAGCTGCCTAGCCTCGTGAATGGTCCTCGCCAGCCTCTTCTTGTAGACCACGGTCTGGAGCCTCCTCTCGAGCACGTGCTCGGCCGTGATAGAGAGCACGTCGTCGAGGCTCGAGGCCTCGCGGAGCAGACCGAGCTTGCGCGTGACCAAGTCGAGCAGCCTCCTCTCCTCTACGGCTCTGACCTCGAGCGGCAGAGCCAACAGGCTTCTGGCTCTATGCCTCAGCCTCCTAGCCAGGCTAGCGGCGGCCCAGAGCTCGCGCTTGTTCCTGAGGCCGTACCTCCCCATGAGCTCGAGCTCGTGCTGTAATCTCTCCTTGATCCACGGGTGGCCGGGTCTCTCCCACTTTCTCTTAGGCTTCTTCGGATCTCCCATGGCGCCCTCACTTCTTGGCCTTGCTCTTCTTCACGCCAACGGTCGGCCCGAATCTGCCCGTGGTCGCGGTCCTCTGCCCTCTCACTTTCAGGCCTAGCGCGTGTCTTATGCCGCGCCAGCTCTTTATCTTCTTCTCTCGCTCTATGTCCTGTCTCACCTTGAATATTAGGTCAGCACCGACGAGGTGTAGATCTTCTCCGCTCTCGTAGTCCTTTCTCCTATTGAGCATCCAGCTAGGGACGCCGTACTTGGACGGATCGAGCACCGCGTCCTCCAAGGTCGCCAGCTCGGCATCGGTGAGCTCGCCTATCTTCCTCGTCGGGTCCATCCCGAGCCTCCTGACGAGGGCCGCCGCTAAGTTCACGCCGATCCCCTTGATGCTCGCTAAGCCGTGGACTACGTCTAGTTTTCCCTCCAAGTCCACGCCGGCCACTCTGACTATGTGCCTAAATTGTTGAGAGCTCGAGGACACCCGGCGCACCTCCTCGCCATCGGGCACGGTCCTATGCTGCCGCGCTTAAAAAGCTGAGACCGTCACCGTGCTCCCCCGAGAAGCTGAGGTCTCGGTCCGATCTTAACGCGCTGCCGCATGTAGTCCAGGAGCCCCGCTCTCTCTAGGGTCTCCCTCACGATCTCGTCGCCGGCCCCCCTGGGCAAGTCGATCTTCTTGTCGGTGGGCTCCAGGTGCTCTATGTTGACTCTCCGCCTCCTGACCCCGCTCAATTCCTTGGGGCCCGTCACTAGGACAAAGTCGTCATCTATTATGTCGACTACCACGCACTTTCTCCCGGCTTCGCGCCCGAGCGTCTTCACGCATATCCTACCGACTTCTATTATCGCGGGCAATCTCCTAGCACCGCCTCTTCGGCCCTTGGAGGGGTAAGGCTCTTAACCACTCTCCGAGGTGAACTCGCGCCAGCTAATTAACTCTCGCCGCGATCAATCGCTCAGGTGACGCCCTTGCCCAGGCCCTCGTACAGGACGAGCAGCCTGGCTAGGGTCCACGTGAGGGTCCCGAGCGGAAAAACCGTCGTGCGTTACCGAGCGAGGAAAGCCGGGAGAGCCCAATGTTGTGTCTGTGGTAGAGAGCTCGCGGGGGTGCCGGCTCTGAGGCCGAGCGAGCTCAGGTCTCTGTCTAAGACCTCGAAGAGGCCGGAGAGGCCGTACGGCGGGGTCCTCTGCCCGGCGTGCCTGTCGAGGGCGATCAAGGAGGCCGTGCGGGCCTCGAGCTAGGTTGCGGGAGGGCTCAGTCCTCCGAGGGCTCGAAGTCGCGGGAGATGGGGGCGTTGAGGCGGCGAGGCCTTATAATCGCGGTGAGCGGGAGCGCCGGCAGCGGTAAGACCACGTACGCGGCGCATCTATCCAAAGAGCTAGGCCTAAAGCTCGTCAGCGCCGGGAAGATCTTCAGGAAAATTGCCGAGGAGAGAGGGCTCACGCTCGAGGAGCTCAACAGAGAGGCCCTGGAGAGTCCGAGCGTTGATTTCCTTATCGAGTCGGAGGTCATCAGGGAGGCGTCGAGCGGCGGAGCGGTCATCGAAGGGCACCTGGCGGCGTGGGCCGTGGCCGGCGTGGCCGATCTGCTCGTGTTCCTCGACGCACCTCTCGAGGTGAGAGTCTTGAGGATCGCCTCGAGAGAGGGTAGACCCCTCGGCGAGGTCGTCGTCGAGACCACGAAGAGAGAGCTCCTCGAAGCTCTGAGGTACAAGAAGTTCTATGGGATTGACGTTACGGATCAGGGGTTCTTCCACGTGAAGCTCGACACCTCCCTAGCAAGCGAGGAAGAGATTAAGGAGACCTTGACGGACCTCGTTAAACGCATCCTGAAGCTCGGCGCCTCGACTACACATTAATTCTCCGCCCGCCCGATAAAAGTCGGCGGGTGAGAGAGGAGTGGACGCGGAGGAGGCGCTCAGGAACATAGATCGCCTGGTCCACGGCTTCTGCGGCGAGAAGAAAGAGTGGGTGGTGCTGATCGACGAGCAGCTAGATCCCGAGCTCGGGGTCTCGCCGACGGAGAGGAGCCTGAACGATCTCCTGAACCTGGGCGTGATCAACGTCGATAAGCCCCCGGGGCCCACCAGCCACGAAGTCGTCGCGTGGATCAAGAGGATGCTGGGCGTGAGCAAGGCCGGCCACGGGGGGACCCTCGAGCTCGGCCCCGCGCGAGCGGGTCGAGCGGGGAGACCCCAAGGTGACCGGCGTCCTCCCGATAGCTCTCGGCAGAGCCACGGCAGTGATGAGAGTCGTAATGGGGTCGGATAAAGAGTACGTGTGCGTTGCGCAGTTGCACGGAGAAGTCGACGTCGAGGAGATAGAGAGAGTGGCTCGGTACTTCACGGGTCTTATATATCAGAGGCCTCCCGTTAGGTCAAACGTCAAGAGGACCCTGCGAGTGAGGAGAGTTCGCCGCCTCGAGGTCCTGGAGAAGGTCGACAGGCTCGTCCTCGTGAGGATCTCGTGCGACGCCGGGACCTACGTTAGGAAGCTGTGCCACGACATGGGAGTGCTGCTGGGGACGGGGGCCCACATGCGCGAGCTGAGACGCACGAGGAGCGGGCCCTTCTCGGAGGATACGTCGCATACGCTGCACGAGATAAGCGAGGCCGTCTATGCGTGGAGGTGCCTGGGCGAGGAGGAGATGCTCAGGAAGATCGTTATGCCCGTCGAGGTGGCCGTGTGTCGCCTCCCTAAGATCGTGCTTAGGCAATCCGCCGTGGCGGCTGTGGCGAACGGAGCCTACTTAGCGATCCCCGGAGTCATGGCATTCACCAGAGACGCGAAGAGGGGGTCGATGGTCGCTCTGATGACTCCGAAGGCTGAGCTCGTGGCGCTCGGGAGAATCGAGGAGAGCCCCGAGGCTCTGGCCAAGCGGGGGCGGGGCGTGGTGGCTCGCCCCGAGAGGGTGATAATGTCGCCCGAAGCCTACCCTCGCGCCTGGAGGAGCTCGGGAGAGCTGGGCCGAAACCCTTGATCGAGCACTACTACTCGCCGAGGCCTCCGAGGGGTAAGCTGAGGCTGATACTAGATAGCGTCGCCGGGATCCAGCTCAAGCTCTATACGTCTAGCGGGGTCTTCTCCTCGAGCAGGATAGATCCGGGTACGAGACTACTCCTGGAGCATCTCGTTGTCCCCCCGGAGGGCGCGGTCCTAGACCTAGGCGCTGGGATAGGCGTGATAGGAATCTTCGTGGCCAAGGCGAATCCGCGTCTGACGATCTACATGAGCGACGTCAATCGGAGGGCTCTGGAGCTCGCGAGGCTCAACGCTAGAGCTAATAACGTTGAGGAACGCGTAAGAGTGGTGGAGTCGGACGTATACGATGGATTGAGGGGCCTCAGATTCGCGGCCGTGTACTCCAACCCTCCTCTCTCGGCCGGGTGGAGAGTTGTCGAGAGGATGATACTCGAGGCCCCCGGGGTGCTCGAGGACGAGGGCTTCATGCAGGCTGTCTTCGCTCGAGGGGAGAGGAGAGCCATCGAGCTGGGCTCGCGCGTCTTCGAGTCGGTCGAAGTGCTCAAGCGTAAGTCCGGCTACGCGGTCCTCCTCTTTCGAAGACCCTCTCGCTGATCGAGAGCTCTTCTATACGCGTTGATCTCCGGTGTCTCGACTGGATCCACCCCCGCCGCCTCGGCGAGCTTGATGCTCGTCAGACCCGCTATCCAAGCCCCCCTCAGCATCTCCTCGAGGAGGCTTCTACCTCTCAGCCTCCAGAGCGCCGGCTCAGACCCGACCGCTTCGGCGAAGCTCTCGACGAGAGCCTCGCACTCGGTGGCGCGGTGGCCGACTATTCCGATGAATTTGTAATCCCGCTTAGACGCTCTGGCCCAAGCTACCACGGCGTTGTGGCCGGCGTTTGGGAGAGTCTCCAGCAGCGAGAGCCTCTTGGAGTTCTCGGCCAGCTCCTCGCGCAGCCTCGTCGCCACGACCTCGTAGGGATCGCAGCTGAGTAGCACCGGCGTGGAGCTCCCGATGACCTCAGCGAGCTCTCTCGACTCCTCCTCGGCTGATACCACATCTGCGAGAGCCTCGTCGGCTCCACTGAGCTCGGGACTTACTCTCACGCCGACGGCCTCTAACGCCCTCAGGCTGGCCGAGAGCATGAGGGGTAGGCTAGCGCGGGGAAGAAGCCCCCCCGGTAGCCTGACCACGGGGAGGCCTCTCTTCTCCAGCAGCTCCAGCAGAGGGCCTCCCGACGTTACTCCGATCACTCGAGCTCCTAGCCTCAGGGCGCGCTCCACCGAATGCAGCGTCTCGAGCGTCCTGCCCGAATAACTCAGGGCGAGGACGAGGGTTCTCTCGTCTACGGGCCCGGGCAGCCCGAGAGACCTGTGAGATATTATTAGGGCCTCCACCTCGCCCCACCTCGCCAACGCCGAGAGGAACGCGCCAGCCGAGCCGGAGCCCCCGACTCCCACAGCGTAGATTTTATCGTAGTCTCCTCTCAGAGCCTCCACGCGCTTGTCAACGAG includes these proteins:
- the amrB gene encoding AmmeMemoRadiSam system protein B, with product MSKVEDIRRPAVAGYFYEADASQLRRRIEWCFRHRIGPGLLPERSGEGERESIGYVVPHAGYVYSGPVAAHAYYALSREKRPETIILIGPNHTGAGPPVSLAPWRKWRTPLGIMEVDVELRDYLVKRGGVIVPDYEAHLFEHSLEVQLPFIQYVYGEEVKILPIVALEQTPSVAEAVVAELEEAVEALGRDAVILASTDFNHYDPHDVTFRKDMRAIEAMESLDVEEFYRVVMREDVSVCGPLGVMVLMLLARRRRGGRPEILAHATSGDTSGDLSHTVGYVAAKFPLRASGAI
- a CDS encoding methyltransferase; translated protein: MIEHYYSPRPPRGKLRLILDSVAGIQLKLYTSSGVFSSSRIDPGTRLLLEHLVVPPEGAVLDLGAGIGVIGIFVAKANPRLTIYMSDVNRRALELARLNARANNVEERVRVVESDVYDGLRGLRFAAVYSNPPLSAGWRVVERMILEAPGVLEDEGFMQAVFARGERRAIELGSRVFESVEVLKRKSGYAVLLFRRPSR
- a CDS encoding 50S ribosomal protein L14e yields the protein MPAIIEVGRICVKTLGREAGRKCVVVDIIDDDFVLVTGPKELSGVRRRRVNIEHLEPTDKKIDLPRGAGDEIVRETLERAGLLDYMRQRVKIGPRPQLLGGAR
- a CDS encoding DNA-directed RNA polymerase subunit D, producing the protein MSGESGDGGWRVEVLERSEDKLSLLFDGVPLHLLAALRRAVIEEVPTMAVSAVMFLENSSALHDEVLAHRLAMIPLRSEEALRKYRPPEECRECVDCENCTTKLYLDVKNVDLDELTVYSGDLKPEDPDVRPVHDRVPIVKLARGQSIALEAEARLGRGREHAKWSPVTVAVVVAVPRVTFDFSRVSEKELEECLGCLEGLSRELAERVRRELRGTIELTRFRNTSLLRYCEAKKCSGALKVTYSGTKRILKIEGTGALPCDLIVLRGIEELKRKVLRTLASLKEIEREGAGG
- a CDS encoding 30S ribosomal protein S9, yielding MSTRIVIAAGRRKTARARVVIKPGRGRVWVNGVPLELLPNELVRLKIMEPLLLAGEALWGSVDIQVKVEGGGVMGQADAARMALARGLVEYFGSEELRRIYTAYDRTMLAGDPRQTEPEKYMRRSARRRWQKSYR
- a CDS encoding RNA-guided pseudouridylation complex pseudouridine synthase subunit Cbf5, with the protein product MTGVLPIALGRATAVMRVVMGSDKEYVCVAQLHGEVDVEEIERVARYFTGLIYQRPPVRSNVKRTLRVRRVRRLEVLEKVDRLVLVRISCDAGTYVRKLCHDMGVLLGTGAHMRELRRTRSGPFSEDTSHTLHEISEAVYAWRCLGEEEMLRKIVMPVEVAVCRLPKIVLRQSAVAAVANGAYLAIPGVMAFTRDAKRGSMVALMTPKAELVALGRIEESPEALAKRGRGVVARPERVIMSPEAYPRAWRSSGELGRNP
- a CDS encoding 50S ribosomal protein L34e; this translates as MPRPSYRTSSLARVHVRVPSGKTVVRYRARKAGRAQCCVCGRELAGVPALRPSELRSLSKTSKRPERPYGGVLCPACLSRAIKEAVRASS
- a CDS encoding DNA-directed RNA polymerase subunit N — encoded protein: MLGGGGRSPTGEELLLIPVRCFTCGKLLGHLWEEFSERVKAGEEPESVLDELGVDRYCCRRVLVAHVPLIEQAMKFRSLR
- a CDS encoding 30S ribosomal protein S13, which produces MSSSSQQFRHIVRVAGVDLEGKLDVVHGLASIKGIGVNLAAALVRRLGMDPTRKIGELTDAELATLEDAVLDPSKYGVPSWMLNRRKDYESGEDLHLVGADLIFKVRQDIEREKKIKSWRGIRHALGLKVRGQRTATTGRFGPTVGVKKSKAKK
- the rpsB gene encoding 30S ribosomal protein S2, with the protein product MSSYMRETEQELEVRRAQIELLIDIEKYLAAGVHIGTHICTKTMKQFVYRIRPDGIYILDVRKIDERLRIAANMLSTAEPGKLLVVSVRQYGFTPVEKFSHYTGAKAVIGRFMPGTLTNPRLEWYVEPDVVLVTDPRADEHAVLEASNMGIPVVAFVDTDNRTDDIDLVIPANNKGRKSLALLYWLLAREILRARGLIAKHQSLPEPPAAFEAKASKVAA
- a CDS encoding 30S ribosomal protein S11, with translation MSLHSRELKWGVAHIYSSLNNTIVHITDLSGAETFARVSGGMVVKADREKPSPYAAMLCAARAAKEAMDKGITAIHIRVRAPGGHGPKTPGPGAQPAIRVLARAGFVIGRIEDVTPIPHDTTRRPGGRRGRRV
- a CDS encoding SIS domain-containing protein yields the protein MPSRLLEAYAKWRELYIAGSSLVDKRVEALRGDYDKIYAVGVGGSGSAGAFLSALARWGEVEALIISHRSLGLPGPVDERTLVLALSYSGRTLETLHSVERALRLGARVIGVTSGGPLLELLEKRGLPVVRLPGGLLPRASLPLMLSASLRALEAVGVRVSPELSGADEALADVVSAEEESRELAEVIGSSTPVLLSCDPYEVVATRLREELAENSKRLSLLETLPNAGHNAVVAWARASKRDYKFIGIVGHRATECEALVESFAEAVGSEPALWRLRGRSLLEEMLRGAWIAGLTSIKLAEAAGVDPVETPEINAYRRALDQREGLRKRRTA
- a CDS encoding 30S ribosomal protein S4, which codes for MGDPKKPKRKWERPGHPWIKERLQHELELMGRYGLRNKRELWAAASLARRLRHRARSLLALPLEVRAVEERRLLDLVTRKLGLLREASSLDDVLSITAEHVLERRLQTVVYKKRLARTIHEARQLIVHGHVGIGGRRVRSPGRLVSPEEEELVDLLPDSPMRRVLAAPSA
- a CDS encoding cytidylate kinase family protein yields the protein MRRRGLIIAVSGSAGSGKTTYAAHLSKELGLKLVSAGKIFRKIAEERGLTLEELNREALESPSVDFLIESEVIREASSGGAVIEGHLAAWAVAGVADLLVFLDAPLEVRVLRIASREGRPLGEVVVETTKRELLEALRYKKFYGIDVTDQGFFHVKLDTSLASEEEIKETLTDLVKRILKLGASTTH
- a CDS encoding 50S ribosomal protein L13; its protein translation is MTGKVGVSSGILVIDAENQILGRLASRVAKLLLEGRKIVIVNAEKALLSGEPRTVIEGYKKIFEVQTYRNPERQGIRRERSPERIVKSAVRGMLPVDKHKGRAALKNLMVYAGVPSEFAEAIKIKFPEADASKLRCKSVSVGELARQLGWRG
- a CDS encoding 50S ribosomal protein L18e; this translates as MTIETKSTNALKRRLLRRLVSLSRAHKSRLLRRVAEKLGSPRRRAVAVNVGELEEIGREGEVLVVPGKVLGGGELTKKLTVVAYSYSVKAWRKIKEAGGTPLLIEDVVRDESLLREVLSRPKRLVS